A section of the Pseudomonas prosekii genome encodes:
- a CDS encoding beta-ketoacyl-ACP synthase, whose product MKRVVVTGMAGITSLGNDWATIAANFAANRSGIRRMDEWDRFTELNTRLAGPIDDFKVPSHWTRKQLRSMGRVSRLAVGAAEQALADAGLLGDESIKDGRMGVACGSSTGSTDEIKAFGNMLLNSVAEGLNANSYVRMMPHTTAANISIFFGLTGRLIPTSSACTSGSQGIGYAYESIKFGRLPLMLAGGAEELCPTEAMVFDALYATSLKNDAPQTSPRPYDSGRDGLVIGEGGGMLVLEELEHALARGAHIHAELVGFGSNADGQHTTRPEQVTMRRAMELALEDAGLQPSDIGYVNGHGTATEQGDIAETLATSALFGEHMPISSQKSFLGHTLGACGALESWFSIEMMNRDLYAHTFNLDEVDPHCGKLDYLRGEFRQMSNQYVMNNNFAFGGVNTSLIFRRWS is encoded by the coding sequence ATGAAGCGCGTCGTCGTCACCGGCATGGCCGGCATTACCTCACTGGGCAACGATTGGGCGACCATCGCCGCTAACTTCGCAGCCAACCGCAGCGGCATCCGCCGGATGGACGAGTGGGACCGCTTCACCGAACTCAACACGCGCCTCGCCGGGCCGATCGATGATTTCAAGGTTCCCAGCCACTGGACGCGCAAACAATTGCGCAGCATGGGCCGCGTCTCGCGCCTCGCTGTCGGTGCCGCCGAGCAAGCGCTGGCCGACGCCGGGCTGCTGGGCGACGAATCGATCAAGGACGGGCGGATGGGCGTCGCGTGCGGCTCGTCCACCGGCAGCACCGACGAGATCAAGGCGTTCGGCAACATGCTGCTCAACTCGGTCGCCGAAGGCCTCAACGCCAACTCCTACGTGCGGATGATGCCGCACACCACTGCGGCGAATATCAGCATTTTCTTCGGCCTCACCGGCCGGCTGATCCCGACTTCCAGCGCCTGCACCAGCGGCAGCCAGGGCATCGGCTACGCCTACGAATCGATCAAGTTCGGCCGCCTGCCGCTGATGCTCGCCGGTGGCGCCGAAGAACTGTGCCCGACCGAAGCCATGGTGTTCGACGCGCTTTACGCCACCAGCCTGAAAAACGACGCCCCGCAGACCTCGCCGCGCCCATACGACAGTGGCCGCGATGGCCTGGTGATCGGTGAGGGCGGCGGCATGCTGGTGCTCGAAGAACTCGAACACGCCTTGGCCCGTGGCGCGCACATCCACGCCGAGCTCGTCGGTTTCGGCAGCAACGCCGACGGCCAGCACACCACGCGCCCCGAGCAAGTCACCATGCGCCGGGCCATGGAGCTGGCGTTGGAAGACGCCGGTCTACAGCCCTCGGACATCGGCTACGTCAACGGCCACGGCACCGCGACCGAACAGGGCGACATCGCCGAAACACTGGCGACCAGCGCATTGTTCGGCGAGCACATGCCGATCAGTTCGCAGAAGAGCTTCCTCGGCCACACGCTCGGCGCGTGCGGCGCGCTGGAATCCTGGTTCAGCATCGAAATGATGAACCGCGACCTCTACGCCCACACGTTCAACCTCGACGAGGTCGACCCGCAC